The Rhineura floridana isolate rRhiFlo1 chromosome 8, rRhiFlo1.hap2, whole genome shotgun sequence genome includes a region encoding these proteins:
- the SAMM50 gene encoding sorting and assembly machinery component 50 homolog, which yields MGTVHARSLEPLPMSGPDFGAIGEEAELVEVEPETKQEILENKDVVVQHVHFDGLGRTKDDIIMYEICDVFKAKNLIDVMRKSHEAREKLLRLGIFRQVDVLIDTCQGDDALPNGLDVTFEVTELRRLTGSYNTMVGNNEGSMVLGLKLPNIFGRAEKVTFQFSYGTKETSYGLSFFKPQPGHFERNFSLNLYKVTGQFPWSSLRETDRGISTEINFPIWKTNHSLKWEGVWRELGCLARTASFSVREESGHSLKSSVSHAMVIDSRNSSILPRRGALLKINQELAGYTGGDVSFLKEDFELQLNKQLLWDSVFSASLWSGMLVPIGDKPSSIADRFYLGGPTSVRGFSMYSIGPQSEGDYLGGEAYWAGGLHMYTPLPFRPGRGGFGDLFRTHFFLNAGNLCNLNYGEGPKAHLRKLAECIRWSYGAGVVLRLGNIARLELNYCIPMGVQSGDRICDGVQFGAGIRFL from the exons ATGGGGACAGTCCACGCGCGG AGTTTGGAACCTCTTCCAATGAGTGGACCTGATTTTGGTGCTATAGGGGAAGAAGCTGAACTAGTTGAAGTTGAACCAGAAACGAAACAAGAAATTCTTGAAAATAAAGAT GTTGTGGTTCAACATGTGCACTTTGATGGACTTGGAAGGACTAAAGATGACATCATCATGTATGAAATTTGTGATGTTTTCAAGGCTAAAAACCTCATTGAT GTTATGAGGAAGTCTCATGAAGCTCGTGAAAAGCTCCTCCGTCTAGGAATTTTTAGACAAGTGGATGTTCTAATTGATACTTGTCAAG GAGATGATGCCCTTCCAAATGGTTTAGATGTAACATTTGAAGTAACAGAACTAAGAAGATTAACTGGAAGTTATAATACTATGGTTGGCAATAATGAAGGGAGCATG GTACTTGGGCTCAAGCTCCCTAATATCTTTGGACGTGCTGAGAAGGTAACATTTCAGTTCTCCTATGGCACAAAGGAAACATCATATGGCCTGTCTTTCTTCAAACCACAGCCTGGTCACTTTGAAAGAAA CTTTTCTCTCAATCTGTATAAAGTAACTGGACAATTTCCTTGGAGTTCTCTTCGTGAAACTGATAGAGGAATATCAACAGAAATCAAT TTTCCTATATGGAAGACCAACCATTCGTTAAAATGGGAAGGTGTCTGGAGAGAGCTTGGGTGTCTCGCAAGAACTGCATCATTTTCTGTTCGAGAAGAAAGTGGACATTCGCTCAAGTCTTCTGTGTCT caTGCCATGGTAATAGATTCTCGTAATTCTTCAATCTTGCCCAGACGAGGTGCTTTGCTGAAAATAAATCAG GAGTTGGCTGGCTATACAGGTGGAGATGTGAGCTTTCTGAAAGAGGACTTTGAACTTCAGTTGAATAAGCAGCTTTTGTGGGATTCA GTTTTCTCAGCTTCTCTCTGGAGTGGAATGTTGGTTCCTATTGGAGACAAACCGTCCAGTATTGCTGATAG atttTATCTTGGTGGACCAACAAGTGTGCGTGGATTCAGTATGTACAGCATAGGACCTCAGAGTGAAG GTGATTACCTGGGAGGTGAAGCTTATTGGGCTGGAGGTCTACATATGTACACCCCTCTCCCTTTCCGGCCTGGTCGAGGTGGTTTTGGAGATCTCTTTCGAACACACTTCTTTCTCAATGCTGGCAACCTCTGCAACCTTAATTATG GTGAAGGTCCTAAGGCTCATCTTCGTAAACTAGCAGAATGTATCCGATGGTCTTATGGTGCTGGAGTAGTTCTCCGACTTGGAAATATTGCTCGGTTAGAACTCAACTACTGTATCCCTATGGGAGTACAAAGTGGAGACAG AATATGTGATGGAGTTCAGTTTGGAGCTGGAATAAGATTCTTGTAA